The region TGCGAAATCTCGCTCGTGAGGGGTCGCTCTCGGCGAGCTCCCAGGCACCCCAGTCAATCGGCTGCGGGGTCTGCCAGTGCTCGAGGTCGAAGGAGGCACCTTCTTCGAAGAAAATCGAAAACTGCCCACCTTCGGGTCCGAGCCAGAAACGATCTTCGCCGCCGAAGACGTTGATGTGCGGTTGTCTCTCGCCGAATTCGATCGCCGGGCGGTTCAGCCACCCGTAGCTCGTGCTGCCGGAGGTCGAGGTCATGACCCGGCCCTGGTACTCCGGAACCACCGCGACTCTGGCCGCGCCATCGGACAGGACGAGGACGTCCACGTTCTCTCTCAGGAATGTAACGTCGTCGTCGAACGGTGTCATGGGCTCGGGGGAGGCGCGGCAGGAAGCCGCCGCCAAGAGGAACAACAGTGGCCGCATGCGAGTACCGATTCTAGCATCTGGCACGACGGGGTCGCGAAACCCGGGGGAGTGATCATAGACTCGTGACTCTTTTCTTGGAGATACACGAGTGGATCTAGATCTAGACCGCCTGGATCGCCGGCATTTTCTCGAGCTCTTCGGTGCCGCTGCCGGTCTCTTCCTTCCGGCCAGTGCTCTTTCTGCCGACGAGCCCCTCTTCCGTATTTCGCTCGCCCAATGGTCGCTTCACCGATCGTTTTTCGGGGACGGCCTGGGTCAGGGCTTCGCCCAGGCTCTTGCCACCGACTCGCGATCGGTACTGCGCGGCCCTCTGGATCCTCTGGATTTCCCCGTGATCGCGCGGCGCGATTACGGAATCGCCGCGATCGAGTACGTCAATACTTTCTTCTTCGACCGGGCGCGGGATGAGACTTATCTGGCTGAGCTTCGACGGCGAGCTTCTGGTGAGGGCGTCGAGAGCTTGCTCATCATGTGCGACGCCGAGGGAGACCTCGGCGATCCCGACGCCCAGGCGCGCTCGCGCACGGTGGAGAACCACCACAAATGGGTCGGTGCCGCCAAGTTTCTCGGGTGCCACTCCATCCGGGTGAACGCGAGAAGCGCGGGCAGCTACGACGAGCAGATGAAGCTCGCGGCGGACGGGCTCCGCCGGCTCGTCGAGTATGGAGCGGACCAGGATGTGAACGTGATCGTCGAGAACCACGGCGGCCTGTCCAGTAACGGCGCATGGCTCGCCGGCGTCATGGGGCTCGTGGATCACCCGCGCGTGGGCA is a window of Vicinamibacteria bacterium DNA encoding:
- a CDS encoding sugar phosphate isomerase/epimerase family protein, with the protein product MDLDLDRLDRRHFLELFGAAAGLFLPASALSADEPLFRISLAQWSLHRSFFGDGLGQGFAQALATDSRSVLRGPLDPLDFPVIARRDYGIAAIEYVNTFFFDRARDETYLAELRRRASGEGVESLLIMCDAEGDLGDPDAQARSRTVENHHKWVGAAKFLGCHSIRVNARSAGSYDEQMKLAADGLRRLVEYGADQDVNVIVENHGGLSSNGAWLAGVMGLVDHPRVGTLPDFGNFRVSEEEQYDNYRGVRELMPWAKAVSAKAYDFDEAGNHTRFDFERLMRIVLDAGYRGYVGIEYEGDRLSEAEGIHATKRLLERVHETLKSSYASQAKVNP